A genomic stretch from Limnobacter thiooxidans includes:
- the metW gene encoding methionine biosynthesis protein MetW — MKNLHAVRQDVQALPIVVPRADLDLIESWVPMGARVLDLGCGDGSFLARLMKTRNAKGYGVEIDDTNVQRSVANGINVIQQDLEKGLAMFEDHAFDVVILSQTLQAMHNTERILKEIARVGKEGIVSFPNFGHWYHVWSIAWGRMPVSKQMPYQWYNTPNIHLCTPKDFEALVAQIGHKVLGKQLFLHGQPVDFLGNLRSTLAVYRFKPQFAS, encoded by the coding sequence ATGAAAAATCTGCATGCCGTGCGACAAGACGTGCAAGCCTTGCCGATTGTTGTTCCAAGGGCCGACCTGGACCTGATTGAAAGCTGGGTGCCCATGGGCGCCCGCGTGCTCGACCTGGGCTGTGGTGATGGTTCTTTTCTCGCCCGTTTGATGAAAACCCGCAATGCGAAAGGCTATGGGGTTGAAATTGACGACACCAATGTGCAGCGCAGCGTGGCCAATGGCATCAACGTGATTCAGCAAGACCTTGAAAAAGGGCTGGCCATGTTTGAGGATCATGCTTTCGATGTGGTGATTCTGTCGCAGACCTTGCAGGCCATGCACAACACCGAGCGCATTCTCAAGGAAATCGCCCGCGTAGGCAAAGAAGGCATTGTCAGCTTTCCCAACTTTGGCCATTGGTACCACGTGTGGTCGATCGCCTGGGGTCGCATGCCAGTGTCCAAGCAAATGCCCTACCAGTGGTACAACACGCCCAATATTCACCTGTGCACGCCCAAGGACTTCGAAGCACTGGTTGCTCAAATCGGACATAAAGTACTTGGCAAACAACTTTTTTTGCATGGTCAACCGGTCGATTTTCTGGGCAATTTGCGCAGTACTTTGGCGGTTTACCGGTTCAAACCGCAATTTGCCTCTTAG
- a CDS encoding HPr family phosphocarrier protein, whose amino-acid sequence MIQQEITISNKLGLHARASVKLTQTASRFQSEIWIAKAGRRVNAKSIMGVMMLAAGKGHLVTLEAEGSDETEAIAALVALIDDKFGEGE is encoded by the coding sequence ATGATTCAGCAAGAAATCACCATCAGCAATAAACTGGGCCTGCACGCCCGCGCATCGGTCAAACTGACACAAACGGCAAGCCGGTTTCAGTCGGAAATCTGGATTGCCAAGGCGGGGCGGCGTGTGAATGCGAAAAGTATCATGGGTGTCATGATGCTGGCCGCGGGCAAAGGCCACCTGGTTACCCTCGAAGCCGAAGGCAGTGATGAAACCGAGGCGATTGCAGCACTGGTGGCCCTGATTGACGACAAGTTTGGTGAAGGCGAATAA
- a CDS encoding DUF4212 domain-containing protein — MKNSPPTALETAYWRQVKQITWRLLGVWIALILSIVLFIPQLGITVYGVPLTYWVISSLLLLSFLGLVACYAWRMDRLELKFKRAVENNRNPSGDSHEKQHRRGGETPL; from the coding sequence TTGAAAAACAGTCCCCCCACCGCCCTTGAAACCGCGTATTGGCGGCAAGTCAAGCAAATTACCTGGCGTTTGCTGGGGGTCTGGATTGCCTTGATTCTCAGTATTGTTTTGTTTATTCCCCAACTTGGCATCACGGTTTACGGGGTGCCTCTCACGTACTGGGTGATTTCCAGTCTGCTCCTTTTAAGCTTTTTGGGTCTCGTCGCATGCTACGCATGGCGCATGGATAGGTTAGAATTAAAATTCAAACGAGCGGTGGAAAACAACCGCAACCCATCAGGAGACTCACATGAAAAGCAGCACCGGCGAGGTGGGGAAACCCCTCTCTGA
- the icmF gene encoding fused isobutyryl-CoA mutase/GTPase IcmF — MKSSTGEVGKPLSDNKSTPLRFVTGSSLFDGHDAAINMIRRLLQSQGAEVIHLGHNRSVQELVDAAIQEDADGLAVSSYQGGHNEFFQYMVDELKAQQAGHIQVFGGGGGVILPSEIEALQAYGVNRIYSPQDGQKMGLEGMIGDMIARAAQVRDARKKAEVISTPEGIQALVANWPQLTQLITRLERDEVPTADLDAIRALAKTSKTPVLGITGTGGAGKSSLTDELIRRLRMDHGDDLTIGVVCVDPSRRKTGGALLGDRIRMNAIGPWAGNEPKVFMRSLATRDSAQEVPATLPDIIALCRATGFDLVLIETPGIGQGDAAIVPHVDFSLYVMTPEYGAASQLEKIDMLDFADFVAVNKFDRKGALDALRDVCKQVQRNRMAFTSMPDTMPVYGTLASRFNDDGVSALYKALRAALPIAKPSKGLFNAIDTKHSTTMKAVVPSERVRYLAEIAQAVRSYKAQVQKDVAAAYDLECMERAQALLLAHKPDKTKAVEALDDLLELTSTRLSMAAQKAMKDYSKLAEGYQGDTLTYEVRGKALQAPLTVTTLCGLKVNRVSLPKFTSRADLLKFVMLENLPGYFPFTAGVFPVKREGEDPTRMFAGEGDPARTNRRFKMLSSASDAKRLSTAFDSVTLYGFDPDLRPDIYGKVGTSGVSVATLDDMKVLYSGFDLCAPSTSVSMTINGPAPSILAMFLNTAIDQQVDKFTFENKRAPNAQEYQALKAATLKAVRGTVQADILKEDQGQNTCIFSTEFSLRVMGDIQQYFIDHEVRNFYSVSISGYHIAEAGANPISQLAFTLSNGFTFVEAYLARGMKIDDFAPNLSFFFSNGMDPEYTVLGRVARRIWAIAMRDRYGASDRSQKLKYHIQTSGRSLHAQEIAFNDIRTTLQALIAVYDHCNSLHTNAYDEAVTTPTEESVRRAMAIQLIINKEWGLAKNENPNQGAFVIEELTELVENAVLDELDRISERGGVLGAMETGYQRSKIQEESMHYEIQKHDGTLPIIGVNTFTNPDENSDSLNSLELARATEDEKQSQLKRLAEFQQLHAAESGPMLERLKQTAMDGGNVFEVLVEAVRVCSLGQITQALFEVGGKYRRSM; from the coding sequence ATGAAAAGCAGCACCGGCGAGGTGGGGAAACCCCTCTCTGACAACAAAAGCACGCCCCTTCGTTTCGTAACAGGATCGTCCCTGTTTGATGGGCATGACGCCGCGATCAACATGATTCGCCGCTTGCTGCAAAGTCAGGGTGCCGAGGTAATTCACTTGGGGCACAACCGGTCGGTGCAGGAACTTGTGGACGCTGCCATTCAAGAAGACGCGGATGGTCTGGCAGTCAGCTCGTACCAGGGTGGACACAACGAATTTTTCCAATACATGGTCGATGAGCTGAAGGCCCAGCAGGCTGGTCACATCCAGGTGTTTGGTGGAGGGGGTGGTGTGATTTTGCCCTCCGAAATTGAAGCCCTTCAGGCCTATGGCGTCAACCGCATTTACAGCCCACAAGACGGCCAGAAAATGGGTCTGGAAGGCATGATTGGCGACATGATCGCCCGTGCCGCCCAGGTTCGCGATGCCCGCAAGAAGGCTGAAGTGATCAGTACGCCAGAAGGCATTCAAGCCTTGGTTGCCAATTGGCCCCAGCTGACTCAACTGATTACCCGCCTTGAGCGCGATGAAGTACCCACAGCCGACCTGGACGCCATTCGCGCATTGGCCAAAACCAGCAAGACGCCTGTGCTGGGTATTACCGGCACGGGCGGAGCGGGTAAATCCAGCCTGACCGATGAATTGATTCGCCGACTGCGCATGGACCATGGTGATGACCTGACCATTGGCGTGGTGTGCGTAGACCCTTCACGACGTAAAACCGGTGGAGCCCTGCTGGGTGACAGAATCCGGATGAATGCGATTGGCCCCTGGGCCGGCAATGAGCCGAAAGTGTTCATGCGTTCGCTGGCCACGCGCGATTCCGCGCAGGAAGTGCCCGCCACCTTGCCTGACATCATTGCCCTGTGCCGCGCCACTGGGTTTGACCTAGTGTTGATTGAAACGCCGGGCATTGGCCAAGGCGATGCCGCCATTGTGCCCCACGTGGATTTCAGCCTGTATGTGATGACCCCTGAATACGGTGCGGCCAGCCAGCTTGAAAAAATTGACATGCTGGATTTTGCCGATTTCGTGGCAGTGAACAAGTTTGATCGCAAGGGCGCACTGGATGCGCTGCGCGATGTGTGCAAGCAAGTTCAACGCAACCGTATGGCTTTCACCAGCATGCCCGACACCATGCCTGTATACGGCACGCTGGCAAGCCGGTTCAATGATGATGGCGTGAGTGCCTTGTACAAGGCCTTGCGCGCAGCCTTGCCCATTGCCAAGCCTTCCAAAGGCCTGTTCAATGCCATTGACACCAAGCATTCCACCACCATGAAGGCGGTGGTGCCCTCCGAGCGCGTGCGCTACCTGGCAGAAATTGCACAAGCCGTGCGCAGCTACAAGGCACAGGTTCAAAAAGATGTGGCGGCAGCGTACGACCTCGAATGCATGGAGCGAGCCCAGGCGCTTTTGCTGGCACATAAACCCGACAAGACCAAGGCGGTTGAAGCACTGGATGACCTGTTGGAGTTGACGAGCACTCGCCTGAGCATGGCCGCCCAAAAGGCCATGAAAGATTATTCAAAACTGGCAGAAGGGTATCAGGGCGACACGCTGACCTACGAGGTGCGCGGCAAGGCCTTGCAGGCGCCATTGACCGTCACCACCTTGTGCGGTTTGAAAGTCAATCGCGTCAGTTTGCCCAAATTCACCAGCCGTGCCGACTTGCTGAAATTCGTCATGCTGGAAAACCTGCCTGGCTATTTCCCGTTCACGGCAGGTGTGTTCCCGGTCAAGCGGGAAGGTGAAGACCCCACCCGCATGTTTGCAGGCGAAGGCGACCCCGCCCGAACCAACCGCCGTTTCAAAATGCTGAGCAGTGCAAGCGATGCCAAGCGCTTGTCGACTGCATTTGACTCAGTCACCCTGTATGGTTTCGACCCAGACCTGCGCCCGGATATTTACGGCAAGGTGGGCACCAGTGGTGTGAGCGTGGCCACGCTCGACGACATGAAAGTGTTGTACAGCGGATTCGATTTGTGCGCGCCCAGCACCAGTGTGTCCATGACCATCAACGGCCCGGCACCCAGCATTCTGGCCATGTTCCTGAATACGGCCATTGACCAGCAAGTGGACAAATTCACGTTTGAAAACAAACGCGCACCCAATGCCCAGGAATACCAGGCTTTGAAAGCTGCAACCCTGAAAGCTGTGCGTGGCACGGTACAGGCCGACATTCTGAAAGAAGACCAGGGACAGAACACCTGTATTTTCTCGACCGAATTCAGCCTGCGTGTCATGGGCGACATCCAGCAGTATTTCATTGACCACGAAGTGCGCAACTTCTACAGCGTATCCATCAGCGGATATCACATTGCGGAAGCAGGGGCCAATCCAATTTCGCAGTTGGCATTCACCTTGAGCAATGGCTTTACCTTCGTGGAAGCGTACCTGGCTCGCGGCATGAAGATTGATGACTTTGCGCCGAACCTGAGTTTCTTCTTCTCCAACGGCATGGACCCGGAGTACACCGTACTGGGTCGTGTGGCGCGCAGAATCTGGGCGATTGCCATGCGTGATCGTTACGGCGCCAGCGACCGCAGTCAAAAGCTGAAATATCACATTCAAACCAGTGGCCGCAGCCTGCACGCGCAGGAAATTGCTTTCAATGACATTCGCACCACATTGCAAGCGTTGATTGCCGTGTACGACCACTGCAACAGCCTGCACACCAATGCCTATGACGAAGCGGTGACCACACCAACCGAAGAAAGTGTGCGTCGCGCAATGGCCATTCAGTTGATCATCAACAAAGAATGGGGCCTGGCCAAAAACGAAAACCCGAACCAGGGCGCTTTCGTGATCGAAGAGCTGACCGAGTTGGTTGAGAATGCGGTGCTCGATGAGCTGGACCGCATCAGCGAACGCGGTGGCGTGCTGGGTGCCATGGAAACCGGCTACCAGCGCAGCAAGATTCAGGAAGAATC
- the metX gene encoding homoserine O-succinyltransferase MetX, whose protein sequence is MSANQSVGFVKPELIEFSAPLLLECGKTLPAYSLMVETYGNLNADKSNAVLVCHALNASHHVAGLYEGQEKSEGWWDNMVGPGKPLDTDRFFVLGVNNLGSCFGSTGPSSINPDTGKPFGADFPFVTVQDWVNAQVRLADHFGIHKFAAVMGGSLGGMQALQWSLSYPERVGHCMVIASTPKLSAQNIAFNEVARQAIVTDPDFHGGNYYEHGVVPKRGLRLARMIGHITYLSGDDMAEKFGRTLRTGDYNYGLDVDFQVESYLRYQGDKFADYFDANTYLLITKALDYFDPARHTGGDLTKALRAATAKFLLVSFTTDWRFAPDRTREIVEALMANQRDVTYAEIDAPHGHDAFLLTDARYHNVVRGYFERIAKELA, encoded by the coding sequence GTGTCTGCCAACCAGTCTGTCGGCTTTGTAAAGCCTGAACTCATTGAATTTTCTGCGCCCCTGTTGCTGGAGTGCGGCAAGACTCTGCCTGCCTACTCCCTCATGGTGGAAACCTACGGTAATTTGAATGCTGACAAAAGCAATGCCGTATTGGTGTGCCATGCATTGAATGCCTCGCACCACGTGGCGGGACTGTATGAAGGGCAAGAGAAAAGTGAAGGATGGTGGGACAACATGGTTGGCCCCGGCAAACCCTTGGACACCGACCGATTTTTCGTCCTTGGCGTGAACAACCTTGGGTCATGTTTTGGTTCGACAGGCCCCAGCAGCATCAATCCAGATACGGGCAAGCCTTTCGGCGCTGACTTTCCATTCGTTACCGTTCAGGACTGGGTCAATGCCCAAGTGCGCTTGGCGGATCATTTCGGCATTCACAAATTTGCAGCGGTCATGGGTGGAAGCCTGGGTGGCATGCAGGCCTTGCAGTGGAGCCTCAGCTACCCGGAGCGTGTGGGGCATTGCATGGTCATTGCTTCCACACCCAAATTGAGTGCTCAGAACATTGCTTTCAATGAAGTGGCCAGGCAGGCCATTGTCACCGACCCGGATTTCCACGGCGGCAATTACTACGAGCACGGCGTGGTACCCAAGCGGGGTTTGCGCCTGGCCCGAATGATCGGTCACATCACCTACCTCAGCGGTGACGACATGGCCGAGAAGTTTGGGCGCACCCTGCGCACTGGCGACTACAACTACGGGCTGGACGTGGACTTTCAGGTGGAAAGTTACCTGCGTTACCAAGGCGACAAATTCGCAGATTATTTTGATGCCAACACCTACCTGCTGATCACCAAGGCGCTTGATTATTTCGACCCGGCACGTCACACAGGCGGTGACCTGACCAAGGCGCTGCGAGCGGCCACGGCCAAATTCCTGCTGGTCAGCTTCACCACCGACTGGCGTTTTGCCCCCGATCGCACACGTGAAATCGTGGAAGCCCTGATGGCCAACCAGCGCGATGTCACCTATGCTGAAATTGACGCGCCACACGGTCATGATGCTTTCTTGTTGACTGATGCGCGTTATCACAACGTGGTGCGCGGCTACTTTGAGCGCATTGCCAAGGAGCTCGCATGA
- the ptsP gene encoding phosphoenolpyruvate--protein phosphotransferase: MTLALHGIAVSRGIAVSRALVWDTAMRDIPRNRIDKKSVRFEKKRFDNAVKRVADELVEIRSQISADSPAEFDAFLNLHSLILQDPILSEEPKNLIQNKLINAEWALIEQMEVLLEQFSAIEDDYFRERNSDVRQVVERVLKSLRGHATALPLPPEGENEDPWLIVAHDISPADMVQLKGRRVGAFVTELGGATSHTAIVARSLGIPAVVGVPRALEFIHNGDLVVVDGKVGAVFLDPATIVVDEYQRKQAILALSRQRLKRLITTEARTQCGRRIELLANIELPDDVKGVVDAGADGVGLFRSEFLFMNRKEWPSEDEQFEAYRKVIKAMKGKPVTVRTLDLGADKTLQFDGANSSAPPVSSTSALGLRSIRFSLAEPAIFLTQIRALLRAAKTGPVKILLPMLTNIRETKQALAYIDMAREQLQERRFQANQVVPIGGMIEVPAAALSLPQFLKYLDYVSIGTNDLIQYTLAVDRVDHQVAHLYDPLHPAVLRLVFEVINSAEKAGVPVSVCGEMAGDIRLTRLLLGMGLTQYSMHPSQLLDVKELLLKTDFDATQKLVRKVTRTFDIEKVDALMRQLHSD; this comes from the coding sequence ATGACACTCGCCTTGCATGGCATCGCGGTATCCCGTGGCATTGCGGTCAGCCGAGCCCTGGTGTGGGACACGGCCATGCGGGACATTCCCCGTAACCGGATCGACAAAAAATCGGTACGCTTCGAGAAAAAGCGATTCGACAATGCGGTTAAAAGGGTGGCCGACGAACTGGTAGAGATCCGCAGCCAGATCAGCGCGGATTCCCCAGCCGAGTTCGATGCCTTTCTGAACCTGCACAGCCTGATCCTGCAAGATCCGATCCTTTCGGAAGAGCCGAAAAACCTGATCCAGAACAAACTCATCAACGCCGAATGGGCCTTGATTGAGCAGATGGAAGTGTTGCTGGAACAGTTTTCTGCCATTGAGGACGATTACTTCCGAGAACGCAACAGCGATGTGCGCCAGGTGGTGGAACGGGTCTTGAAGTCACTGCGCGGTCATGCAACAGCCTTGCCTTTGCCGCCAGAAGGGGAGAACGAAGACCCCTGGTTGATCGTGGCGCACGACATTTCCCCGGCCGACATGGTGCAACTGAAAGGTCGGCGTGTTGGGGCCTTCGTCACTGAGCTGGGGGGTGCCACCTCGCACACTGCAATTGTGGCGCGCAGCCTGGGCATTCCCGCTGTGGTTGGGGTTCCGCGTGCGCTTGAATTCATTCACAACGGCGACCTGGTGGTGGTTGATGGGAAGGTGGGGGCAGTGTTTCTGGACCCCGCCACCATTGTTGTCGATGAATACCAGCGCAAGCAGGCCATACTCGCCTTGTCGCGCCAGCGCCTGAAGCGCCTGATCACCACCGAAGCCAGAACCCAGTGCGGCCGTCGAATCGAGCTGCTCGCCAACATTGAATTGCCCGACGATGTGAAAGGCGTTGTGGATGCGGGCGCCGACGGCGTGGGCCTGTTCCGCTCGGAATTCCTGTTCATGAACCGCAAGGAATGGCCTTCTGAGGACGAGCAATTCGAGGCCTACCGAAAGGTCATCAAGGCCATGAAAGGCAAGCCGGTGACGGTGCGCACACTCGATTTGGGCGCCGATAAAACCCTGCAGTTTGACGGGGCCAACAGCAGTGCTCCCCCTGTGTCCAGCACATCTGCACTGGGGCTTCGCTCAATCCGCTTCAGTCTGGCCGAGCCTGCAATTTTTCTCACGCAGATTCGCGCCTTGCTGCGGGCCGCCAAAACCGGGCCAGTGAAAATCCTGTTGCCGATGCTGACCAACATTCGGGAAACCAAGCAGGCCTTAGCCTATATCGACATGGCCCGCGAGCAGCTGCAGGAACGTCGGTTTCAAGCCAACCAGGTGGTTCCAATTGGCGGCATGATCGAAGTGCCGGCTGCCGCACTCAGCCTGCCCCAATTCTTGAAGTACCTGGATTACGTGTCCATTGGCACCAACGATCTGATTCAATACACGCTCGCCGTGGATCGGGTTGACCACCAGGTTGCGCACCTGTATGACCCGCTGCACCCTGCGGTGCTACGCCTCGTGTTCGAGGTCATTAATTCGGCTGAAAAAGCGGGTGTGCCGGTCAGCGTGTGTGGCGAAATGGCCGGTGACATTCGCCTGACCCGCCTGCTTCTTGGCATGGGGCTGACCCAGTATTCCATGCACCCATCGCAGTTGCTCGATGTCAAGGAGCTGCTGTTGAAAACCGATTTCGATGCCACCCAGAAACTGGTCAGGAAGGTTACCCGTACCTTCGATATCGAAAAAGTTGACGCATTGATGCGTCAACTGCACAGCGACTAA